From a region of the Aeoliella mucimassa genome:
- the mtnA gene encoding S-methyl-5-thioribose-1-phosphate isomerase produces the protein MSTPTIEWIGGVDGHLRLIDQTKLPAETELLDCETVDDVWWAIRKLSVRGAPAIGVAAAYAVVLATSDSHESVKSACDHLATSRPTAVNLFWALDRMRRVADDADRDELAERLLAEAKAIHSEDAEQCAAIGRHGADLLEQTLAKGSGILTHCNTGALATGGDGTALAVLFELHRRGFGPHVYADETRPLLQGSRLTMWELTDRGVKATLICDSMAAQVMREGRVAAAIVGADRIAANGDSANKIGTYGVALHAKAHGLPFYVAAPTTTFDLSLATGAEIPIEERAASEITKPGGVMFAPEGVEVYNPAFDVAPAELIAGIITERGVINPVTTDTVTKMVAN, from the coding sequence ATGTCTACTCCCACCATTGAATGGATTGGCGGCGTCGACGGCCATTTGCGGTTGATCGACCAGACCAAACTACCCGCCGAAACGGAACTGCTCGACTGCGAAACTGTCGACGACGTGTGGTGGGCGATTCGCAAGCTTTCGGTCCGCGGAGCACCAGCCATCGGGGTAGCGGCCGCCTACGCGGTGGTGCTGGCGACCAGCGACTCGCACGAGTCGGTGAAGTCGGCCTGCGACCACCTGGCGACCAGCCGCCCGACTGCGGTCAACCTGTTCTGGGCGCTCGATCGCATGCGGCGCGTCGCCGACGACGCCGACCGCGACGAGCTTGCAGAGCGGCTGCTGGCCGAAGCCAAAGCGATACATTCTGAGGATGCTGAGCAGTGCGCGGCCATCGGGCGTCATGGGGCGGATTTGCTGGAACAAACCCTGGCCAAAGGAAGCGGCATTCTCACCCACTGCAACACCGGCGCGCTAGCCACTGGCGGCGACGGCACCGCTTTGGCGGTGCTGTTCGAACTGCACCGCCGAGGCTTTGGGCCGCACGTGTATGCCGACGAAACTCGACCGCTGCTACAAGGCAGCCGGCTTACCATGTGGGAGCTCACCGACCGCGGAGTGAAAGCAACGCTCATTTGCGACTCGATGGCCGCCCAGGTGATGCGTGAAGGACGCGTGGCTGCTGCCATCGTGGGGGCCGATCGCATCGCGGCCAATGGCGACTCGGCCAACAAGATCGGCACCTACGGAGTTGCTCTGCACGCGAAGGCTCATGGGCTGCCGTTCTACGTGGCCGCGCCGACCACCACGTTCGACCTGTCGCTGGCGACTGGCGCTGAAATCCCGATCGAGGAGCGGGCTGCCAGCGAGATCACCAAACCGGGGGGAGTGATGTTTGCTCCCGAGGGGGTCGAGGTCTACAACCCAGCGTTCGACGTCGCTCCGGCCGAGCTGATTGCCGGCATCATCACCGAGCGAGGCGTGATTAATCCCGTTACTACCGACACGGTGACAAAAATGGTGGCCAATTAG
- a CDS encoding PLDc N-terminal domain-containing protein has product MAIGLPCILIFVFLAIAANIFWLWMFIECLVKEPSDTNDKILWALVIFFGHLLGAVLYLVVRRHERIAMYGE; this is encoded by the coding sequence TTGGCAATTGGGTTACCCTGCATCCTGATATTCGTGTTCCTGGCCATTGCAGCTAACATCTTTTGGCTCTGGATGTTTATCGAGTGTCTGGTGAAGGAACCCTCGGACACCAACGATAAAATCTTATGGGCGTTGGTGATCTTCTTTGGTCACCTGCTCGGGGCGGTGCTGTATCTGGTGGTTCGCCGCCATGAGCGGATCGCGATGTATGGCGAATAA
- a CDS encoding alpha-keto acid decarboxylase family protein, translating into MTVPAHPHLGDSNPSIGEYLIRRLQDYGIADVFGIPGDYVLSFYTLLEKSELNAIGCTREDCAGFAADAYARVKGMGALCVTYCVGGLSVCNSIAGAYAEKSPVVMITGSPGLRERIHNPLLHHMVRNFRTQYDVFEKLCIAGAELNDPNTAFREIDRVLASCKRYSRPVYLEIPRDMVHVRPGQNPVYEHLEVVSDTRALAEAVEEAAKRIENAKQPVLLLGVEIHRFSLRDQVLKLAEEAGLPMAATMLGKGVVAETHPQYMGLYEGALGEPEVTRYVEESDCVVMLGTFMTDINLGIYTAELDHSDCIYATSEELRIRHHHYHDVRLDDFIAGLAERKPRPKQQLPPAPTDWNKQPFVLQPEEKMTISRMIDRLDEQLVDDTIVIADIGDSLFSSTELTTRGHTEFISPAYYTSMGFAVPATLGASTASPEARVVAIVGDGAFQMTGMELSNLVARKIPAIIIVLNNGGYGTERLLHPGEYKFNDIHTWNYHKLPEVLGGGTGYEVFTEGEFDTALNTAWDDRSGPSILHVHLSPTDSSRALDRLGAKMQQTVVGG; encoded by the coding sequence ATGACCGTGCCCGCCCACCCCCACCTTGGAGACTCGAATCCCTCGATCGGCGAGTACCTGATCCGCCGCCTCCAGGACTATGGCATCGCCGACGTGTTCGGCATCCCGGGCGACTACGTGCTGTCGTTCTATACGTTGCTGGAAAAGAGTGAGCTGAACGCCATCGGTTGCACCCGCGAAGACTGCGCGGGATTCGCGGCCGATGCTTACGCCCGCGTCAAAGGCATGGGCGCACTCTGTGTTACCTACTGCGTGGGTGGTTTGAGCGTGTGCAACTCCATCGCTGGGGCGTACGCCGAAAAGTCGCCAGTGGTGATGATCACTGGCTCGCCAGGCCTGCGCGAGCGGATTCACAATCCGCTGCTGCACCATATGGTTCGCAACTTTCGCACGCAGTACGACGTGTTCGAAAAGCTGTGCATCGCCGGGGCGGAGTTGAACGACCCGAACACCGCGTTCCGCGAGATCGATCGCGTGCTCGCTTCCTGCAAGCGATACAGCCGGCCGGTCTACTTGGAGATTCCTCGCGACATGGTGCATGTCCGCCCGGGACAAAACCCAGTGTACGAACACCTAGAGGTAGTAAGCGACACCCGCGCGCTGGCCGAAGCGGTGGAGGAAGCCGCCAAGCGAATTGAGAATGCCAAGCAGCCAGTGCTGCTGCTGGGCGTGGAGATCCATCGCTTCTCGTTGCGCGACCAAGTGCTGAAGCTGGCCGAAGAAGCAGGGCTGCCGATGGCTGCTACGATGCTTGGCAAAGGAGTGGTTGCCGAAACCCATCCGCAATACATGGGTTTGTACGAAGGGGCACTCGGTGAACCCGAAGTCACCAGGTACGTGGAAGAGAGCGACTGCGTGGTGATGCTCGGCACCTTTATGACCGACATCAACCTCGGCATCTACACCGCCGAGCTGGATCACAGCGATTGCATTTACGCAACGAGTGAAGAGCTGCGGATTCGCCATCACCATTACCACGATGTACGGCTCGACGACTTCATCGCCGGCTTGGCCGAACGGAAGCCGCGCCCGAAGCAGCAGCTTCCTCCCGCGCCGACCGACTGGAACAAACAGCCTTTCGTGCTGCAGCCTGAAGAGAAAATGACCATCTCGCGGATGATCGATCGCCTCGACGAGCAATTGGTGGACGACACGATCGTGATTGCCGACATCGGCGATTCGCTCTTCTCGTCGACCGAACTGACGACGCGCGGGCATACCGAGTTCATCAGCCCCGCCTACTACACGTCGATGGGCTTTGCCGTGCCGGCGACGCTCGGCGCGTCGACCGCTTCGCCCGAGGCGCGGGTGGTCGCTATCGTCGGGGATGGTGCCTTTCAGATGACCGGCATGGAACTCTCGAACCTCGTCGCCCGCAAGATTCCTGCGATCATCATCGTACTCAACAACGGCGGCTATGGCACCGAGCGACTCTTACACCCCGGTGAGTACAAGTTTAACGACATTCACACGTGGAACTACCACAAGCTGCCCGAAGTACTCGGCGGTGGCACCGGCTACGAAGTGTTCACCGAAGGAGAGTTCGATACCGCGCTGAATACCGCGTGGGATGATCGCTCTGGCCCAAGCATTCTGCACGTTCACTTGAGCCCGACCGATTCGAGCCGCGCGCTCGACCGCTTGGGTGCCAAGATGCAGCAGACCGTGGTCGGCGGGTAA
- a CDS encoding beta strand repeat-containing protein, which translates to MLVLCMGTQVSGQGIDYQLGVGYNSGDSIGLDDGFSRFEAWVPLGQPVMDTIVFADLRFLLYNDNSDALGFNAGLGGRWHDVYRDRIWGGYAYYDQRDLGVTDYQQITFGVENLGRLWDFRFNGHIPLSNDPTILPLGDIQTSFVGENMILSNLTIENAMRGIHGEMARLLVDRGNYQVRAAIGGYAFEDPDLDVTAAGPRARLEFRGGDEFWLSGYVQHDDEFETTGGVTAVWRFGVTGSGRHEHSSYSVAARMGDPVERIQHIAVHRTEGGSDTSIVANNADGTPMTFAHVDSALVGGDGTAETPFASLTDALATTADVVYVHGNSSFNGNFTVSTAGQQVFGEGVTHTVFTQQLGYVVIPTVNGGALPQITSAGTAFTVAANNVELAGFDVTAGATNAVVANAVSDLTVRDMQVTGTTGSGFSFTNLTGDLNVLDNVVTSSGGSGMEVTGDLSGTIADNTFDSNGAAGIGITGLVTGDITGNTTNSNTTDGILVAGRVEGSIADNTANLNTASGIRVTGSATGNITGNTANSNGEFGLFVGSGGPANGVVGNINNNTTNDNGTSANGGGGILVDGTVTGNVFSNAANGNSEGVLYAGNGIEVTETVTGSLFSNTTSTNEGTGLVIRDITGSVNGNTASGNGAGAAGGDGIIILGAVGGSIVSNITNDNIKGGVGGHGMVVAGNVAGAVTDNTANNNGGAGLSFSSGVTGNVSGNSANSNGGAGIVAAMFGADVINNSTSTNALDGLLVQGNVTGSVSSNTALGNGTSVGGEGGTGILVTGNVGGSVSSNTTNLNIAGSVSDGDGIHIAGTVGSDIASNAATNNGGYGITAGSTVDGSVSSNTTNDNASGGMLFTAVTGSITGNTANSNDAVGIQATSVGALVNNNETNQNDFGGMIVTGNVVGSVSNNTASENGQSAGGEGGNGLVIGGNVGSNITGNTTESNLGGSVDQGDGLVVSGDVTGTVNANISSSNAGNGIVANSVGSNITTNTTSNNGFDGLQVTTTVGGNVTGNTASDNGQSAGGEGGNGMTFGGAVTGNITNNIASNNLAGSVSDGDGIHLATAHAASISGNTTSFNGGDGVSVDGDLDGNLVNNTASGNAGDGLNINGTVTADAFTLTTGVSGNTTSSNGGSGINIAGGLVASSANPVRSALANNTASNNGVHGIGIGGDVRADVFGNETEGNGTSASGGHGIFIDGNLVGDIESNTSEGNLAGATFDGDGLHINGDVEGPFFSVVVPTSTASSIFDNTFSGNDGDGLEITGSVIGTLDLNVASNNGGNGINIGGFVDSLDANGDAVTSSTTNANGLNGMLVGGDVVGNLSLNTATSNGSDTQGGRGINILGGVDGDVSLNVTNSNLAGVSGDGDGLAIANTVTGDVSSNTASNNDGNGMTFGTNIEGDLSNNTASDNGGNGIEVVGTLDGNEVGTTVEDNTGDGLRINGTVIIP; encoded by the coding sequence ATGCTGGTGCTCTGTATGGGCACGCAGGTAAGCGGACAGGGAATCGATTATCAACTGGGGGTGGGATACAACTCCGGCGACTCCATCGGCCTCGACGATGGCTTCAGTCGCTTCGAGGCGTGGGTTCCGCTGGGACAGCCGGTGATGGACACGATCGTGTTCGCCGACCTGCGGTTCCTGTTGTACAACGACAACTCCGACGCATTGGGCTTCAATGCCGGTCTCGGTGGACGCTGGCACGATGTGTATCGCGATCGCATTTGGGGCGGCTACGCCTACTACGATCAGCGCGATCTGGGAGTCACCGACTATCAGCAGATCACGTTCGGCGTGGAGAACCTCGGCCGCTTGTGGGACTTCCGCTTCAACGGGCATATTCCCCTGAGCAACGATCCCACGATTCTCCCTCTCGGCGATATCCAAACGTCGTTCGTCGGCGAGAACATGATTCTCTCGAACTTGACCATCGAAAACGCCATGCGTGGCATCCATGGCGAAATGGCTCGTCTGTTGGTCGATCGTGGCAACTACCAAGTTCGCGCCGCGATTGGTGGCTACGCGTTTGAAGATCCCGATCTCGACGTCACCGCCGCCGGCCCGCGGGCGCGGCTCGAGTTCCGTGGCGGCGACGAGTTCTGGCTCTCTGGCTACGTGCAGCACGACGACGAGTTCGAAACCACCGGCGGTGTCACCGCGGTCTGGCGATTTGGCGTCACCGGCAGCGGTCGCCATGAGCATTCGTCGTACAGCGTGGCCGCGCGGATGGGCGACCCGGTCGAACGCATTCAACATATCGCGGTCCATCGCACCGAAGGTGGTAGCGACACTTCGATCGTAGCCAACAATGCCGATGGAACGCCGATGACGTTCGCCCATGTCGATTCGGCACTGGTCGGCGGCGACGGCACCGCAGAAACGCCGTTCGCGTCGCTCACCGACGCGCTCGCGACCACGGCCGACGTGGTTTACGTGCATGGCAACAGCTCGTTTAATGGCAACTTCACGGTCAGCACCGCCGGCCAACAGGTGTTTGGCGAAGGGGTGACCCACACCGTATTCACACAGCAACTCGGCTACGTCGTCATTCCGACCGTCAACGGCGGAGCACTGCCGCAGATCACCTCGGCTGGCACCGCCTTTACCGTGGCTGCCAACAACGTGGAACTGGCTGGCTTCGACGTCACTGCTGGCGCGACCAACGCGGTGGTCGCCAACGCGGTCTCCGATCTCACGGTTCGCGACATGCAAGTGACCGGAACCACCGGCTCCGGCTTTAGCTTCACGAATCTCACTGGCGACCTCAACGTATTGGACAACGTGGTCACCAGCAGCGGTGGTTCAGGCATGGAGGTCACTGGCGACCTGAGCGGCACGATTGCTGACAATACGTTTGATAGCAATGGCGCGGCCGGTATCGGCATAACTGGCCTTGTCACCGGGGACATTACCGGCAATACCACCAATTCGAACACAACAGATGGCATTTTGGTGGCGGGAAGAGTTGAGGGCAGCATTGCTGACAACACCGCCAACTTGAACACCGCATCGGGTATTCGAGTGACGGGATCAGCCACTGGAAACATTACTGGCAACACCGCCAATAGCAATGGCGAGTTCGGTCTGTTCGTTGGATCCGGAGGGCCGGCCAACGGCGTCGTTGGCAACATCAACAACAACACGACCAACGACAATGGAACTTCGGCCAACGGCGGCGGTGGTATTCTTGTAGATGGAACTGTCACCGGCAACGTGTTCAGCAATGCAGCCAATGGCAACTCCGAAGGCGTCCTCTACGCAGGCAACGGAATCGAAGTCACCGAAACCGTCACTGGCAGTCTGTTTAGCAACACGACCAGTACGAACGAGGGAACAGGCCTCGTGATTCGCGACATCACTGGTAGCGTGAATGGCAATACGGCTTCAGGCAACGGTGCGGGAGCCGCTGGTGGCGACGGCATCATTATCTTGGGGGCGGTTGGAGGATCGATTGTCAGTAATATTACTAACGACAATATCAAAGGTGGTGTTGGTGGCCATGGTATGGTGGTTGCTGGCAATGTAGCCGGTGCTGTGACTGATAACACCGCGAACAACAATGGTGGTGCAGGTCTATCGTTCTCCAGCGGTGTGACCGGCAACGTGAGCGGCAACTCGGCCAACAGCAACGGCGGTGCAGGTATCGTCGCAGCCATGTTTGGGGCCGACGTCATTAACAACTCGACTTCGACCAACGCACTCGATGGCTTGCTTGTTCAAGGAAACGTAACCGGTAGCGTCAGCAGCAACACCGCGTTGGGCAATGGCACCTCGGTTGGCGGCGAAGGTGGTACCGGTATTCTGGTTACCGGCAACGTTGGTGGCTCGGTCAGCAGCAACACCACGAATCTCAATATTGCTGGTTCGGTCTCCGACGGCGACGGCATTCATATCGCTGGCACCGTGGGTAGCGATATCGCATCCAACGCGGCCACCAACAACGGTGGCTACGGCATCACCGCTGGCTCGACCGTCGATGGCTCGGTGAGCAGCAACACCACGAACGACAACGCTTCGGGTGGTATGCTCTTCACCGCGGTTACTGGTAGCATCACTGGCAATACGGCCAACTCGAACGACGCAGTCGGTATTCAGGCGACTAGCGTAGGGGCTTTGGTCAACAACAACGAGACCAACCAAAACGATTTCGGCGGCATGATTGTCACCGGCAACGTGGTCGGCAGCGTTTCGAATAACACCGCCAGCGAAAACGGTCAGTCGGCCGGGGGCGAAGGTGGTAACGGACTCGTGATCGGAGGCAATGTAGGTAGCAACATCACCGGCAACACCACCGAGTCGAACCTCGGCGGCTCTGTCGACCAGGGCGATGGTCTGGTCGTCTCTGGCGACGTGACCGGCACCGTGAATGCGAATATCTCCAGTTCGAACGCGGGTAACGGTATCGTCGCCAATAGCGTCGGCAGCAACATCACGACCAACACCACCTCGAACAATGGCTTCGATGGTCTGCAAGTGACCACCACCGTGGGTGGCAACGTCACCGGCAACACCGCGTCGGACAACGGCCAATCGGCTGGCGGCGAAGGTGGCAACGGCATGACCTTCGGCGGGGCGGTGACTGGCAACATCACCAACAACATTGCCTCGAACAACCTGGCTGGATCGGTGAGCGATGGCGATGGTATCCATCTGGCAACCGCCCACGCGGCTAGCATCAGCGGCAATACCACCAGCTTCAACGGCGGCGATGGTGTGTCTGTCGACGGCGACCTCGATGGCAATCTGGTGAACAACACCGCTTCGGGCAACGCTGGCGATGGTCTCAACATCAATGGCACCGTGACTGCCGACGCCTTTACACTTACCACTGGTGTAAGCGGCAATACCACCAGCAGCAACGGTGGCAGCGGTATCAACATCGCCGGCGGACTGGTTGCCTCGTCGGCAAACCCAGTGCGATCCGCACTGGCGAACAACACCGCGTCGAACAACGGTGTTCATGGCATCGGAATCGGCGGCGACGTGCGGGCCGACGTGTTCGGCAACGAAACCGAAGGCAACGGTACCTCCGCTTCGGGCGGTCACGGTATCTTTATCGATGGCAACCTGGTCGGCGATATCGAATCGAATACCTCCGAGGGCAACCTGGCGGGAGCCACCTTCGACGGCGATGGCCTGCACATCAATGGCGACGTCGAAGGACCATTCTTCAGCGTGGTCGTGCCGACTTCGACCGCCAGTTCGATCTTCGATAACACCTTCAGCGGCAACGATGGAGATGGCCTCGAGATTACCGGTAGCGTGATCGGTACACTCGATTTGAACGTGGCTTCCAACAACGGCGGCAACGGCATCAACATCGGTGGCTTTGTCGATAGCCTCGACGCCAACGGCGACGCGGTGACCTCGAGCACCACCAACGCGAACGGCTTGAACGGCATGCTGGTCGGTGGCGATGTTGTCGGCAACTTGTCGCTCAACACCGCAACGAGCAACGGTTCCGACACGCAAGGCGGTCGCGGTATCAATATCCTCGGCGGGGTCGATGGTGATGTTTCTCTAAACGTTACCAACTCGAACCTGGCCGGCGTCTCTGGCGATGGCGACGGGTTGGCCATCGCGAACACCGTGACTGGCGACGTTAGCTCGAACACCGCTTCGAACAACGATGGCAACGGCATGACCTTCGGGACCAACATCGAAGGCGACCTTTCCAACAATACCGCCAGCGACAATGGTGGAAATGGCATCGAGGTGGTCGGCACGCTCGATGGCAACGAAGTGGGAACCACCGTCGAAGACAACACCGGAGATGGCCTTCGCATCAACGGCACCGTGATCATTCCATAG
- a CDS encoding cupin-like domain-containing protein has product MNDSLLRNWTQEDFDTVEQGVLVAQHGLAETGMFTDDALADIIDSHPAEDLSINTMGVDPDVFDWREGERNGVSGRELVQLVREGQLWINCRRMIDNHPDYARAIHSLYDDIEQQKAGFVAENRTANLLISSPSAWVPYHVDMPVNMLWHIRGTKRVWVYPPFDNRFASSQVLEKVCSGEWSEDVPYDPSFDRYALVYDAQPGQLITWPQLTPHRVCNLEGLNVSLSTEHKNARARRRLNVHSANHLLRTKFGIASQHIAADGPTAHAKQLLARSFRLVDRLFGKQKEQFVYPKTFYVDPEAPHGYRLKEGVEGQMVAPHLDKELVAS; this is encoded by the coding sequence ATGAACGACTCGCTCCTCCGCAACTGGACCCAAGAAGACTTCGACACCGTTGAACAAGGCGTGCTCGTCGCCCAGCATGGCCTGGCCGAGACCGGTATGTTTACCGACGACGCCCTGGCTGACATCATCGATAGCCATCCTGCGGAGGACCTGAGCATCAACACCATGGGAGTCGATCCCGATGTGTTCGACTGGCGCGAAGGCGAACGCAACGGCGTTAGCGGCCGCGAACTGGTGCAGTTGGTTCGCGAGGGTCAGCTCTGGATCAACTGCCGGCGGATGATCGACAACCACCCCGACTACGCCCGGGCGATTCATTCGCTGTACGACGATATCGAGCAGCAGAAGGCAGGCTTTGTTGCCGAGAATCGCACCGCGAATCTGCTGATCTCGTCCCCTTCGGCGTGGGTTCCGTATCACGTTGATATGCCGGTGAACATGCTGTGGCACATCCGCGGCACCAAACGAGTGTGGGTGTACCCGCCGTTCGATAACCGATTCGCGTCGTCGCAGGTGCTCGAGAAAGTCTGCTCCGGCGAGTGGTCGGAGGATGTGCCCTACGATCCCAGTTTCGATCGCTACGCACTCGTGTACGACGCCCAGCCAGGCCAGCTGATTACCTGGCCACAGCTCACCCCCCATCGGGTTTGCAATCTCGAAGGGCTGAATGTGTCGCTCTCGACCGAGCACAAAAACGCGCGGGCTCGCCGGCGGTTGAACGTGCATTCGGCCAACCATTTGCTACGCACTAAGTTTGGCATCGCGAGCCAGCACATCGCCGCCGATGGCCCCACGGCCCACGCCAAGCAGCTGCTAGCACGCAGCTTCCGACTGGTCGATCGACTATTTGGCAAGCAGAAAGAGCAGTTCGTCTATCCCAAGACTTTTTACGTCGATCCCGAAGCGCCGCATGGCTATCGATTGAAAGAAGGAGTCGAAGGCCAGATGGTAGCTCCCCATCTGGACAAAGAACTCGTCGCTAGCTAG
- a CDS encoding ABC transporter ATP-binding protein, with translation MIELQAVDYTQQETEIIRQVSWQLRTGEHWAILGPNGSGKTTLLKLACGYEWPSGGRVLRHGEELIDLREWRKRIGWIANDLVGKVPKRDLALETVVTGRTAQVGLRYLPTFKPSEQDFADAAERLQEISCSHLAEKPFGVLSQGERQQVLFARARMADPVLLVLDEPCAGMDPGVRERFLAWLDAQLSKPDGPTTLLVTHHVEEIMPSITHTLLMSDGEIAQAGPTSEVVSKATIESAYQTKLAELRELGGRRWPIWG, from the coding sequence ATGATTGAACTGCAGGCGGTCGACTACACGCAGCAGGAGACCGAGATCATTCGCCAGGTAAGCTGGCAACTGCGAACCGGTGAGCACTGGGCCATTCTGGGCCCCAATGGGTCGGGCAAGACCACCTTGCTTAAGCTGGCATGCGGCTACGAATGGCCGAGCGGCGGCCGAGTACTCCGCCATGGTGAGGAGCTAATCGACCTCCGCGAATGGCGCAAACGCATCGGCTGGATTGCTAATGACCTGGTGGGCAAGGTACCGAAACGCGACTTGGCGCTCGAAACCGTGGTGACCGGCCGCACCGCCCAGGTGGGATTGCGATACCTGCCAACCTTCAAGCCGTCGGAGCAAGACTTTGCCGATGCGGCGGAGCGACTGCAGGAGATTAGCTGCTCGCACCTGGCCGAAAAGCCATTCGGCGTGCTCTCGCAAGGCGAGCGTCAGCAAGTGCTGTTCGCCCGCGCACGAATGGCCGATCCGGTGCTGTTGGTGCTCGACGAACCATGCGCCGGCATGGACCCAGGCGTCCGCGAGCGATTCCTCGCCTGGCTCGATGCGCAGCTCTCGAAGCCCGATGGCCCGACCACGTTGTTGGTAACGCATCACGTGGAGGAAATCATGCCGAGCATTACGCACACGCTCTTGATGAGCGATGGCGAAATCGCCCAGGCGGGGCCGACGAGCGAAGTGGTGAGCAAGGCCACAATCGAGTCGGCCTACCAAACCAAACTGGCCGAACTGCGTGAGCTAGGTGGTCGTCGTTGGCCGATTTGGGGCTAA
- the panB gene encoding 3-methyl-2-oxobutanoate hydroxymethyltransferase yields the protein MPRPKRITVPQFTDYKQSGKKISMLTAYDYPTARLLDEAGVDGILVGDTLGMVVQGHETTLPVTMDEMIYHAEMVGRAVDHALVVVDMPFPSNHLGQHKAVEYAGRILKESRAQAVKLEGGAEQADTIRALVSAGIPVMAHCGLAPQSVHKLGGYRVQRDHDKLLADAHSVTEAGAFAMVLECIPSELANEITQAIAIPTIGIGAGPSCDGQVLVIADLLGITSGYVPKFAKQYANIKDTIISAVETYCNEVRTGEFPGESHEYK from the coding sequence ATGCCTCGCCCTAAACGGATCACCGTTCCGCAATTCACGGACTATAAGCAGTCGGGCAAGAAAATCTCGATGCTCACCGCGTACGACTATCCAACTGCTCGTCTGCTCGACGAAGCGGGCGTGGATGGCATTCTTGTCGGCGACACGCTCGGCATGGTGGTGCAAGGGCACGAGACCACGTTGCCAGTGACGATGGACGAGATGATCTACCATGCTGAGATGGTAGGGCGGGCGGTCGACCATGCGTTGGTGGTAGTCGATATGCCGTTTCCCAGCAATCACTTGGGGCAACACAAAGCAGTGGAGTATGCCGGCCGCATCTTGAAAGAGTCCCGCGCCCAGGCGGTGAAGCTGGAAGGGGGAGCCGAGCAGGCCGACACGATTCGAGCGCTGGTGAGCGCGGGCATTCCGGTGATGGCCCATTGCGGGCTCGCCCCGCAGAGCGTGCATAAACTCGGCGGGTATCGCGTGCAGCGCGATCACGACAAACTACTGGCCGACGCCCACTCGGTAACCGAAGCCGGCGCATTTGCCATGGTGCTGGAGTGCATTCCTAGCGAACTAGCGAACGAAATCACTCAGGCGATTGCAATTCCCACCATCGGCATCGGTGCCGGACCTAGCTGCGACGGGCAGGTGCTCGTGATCGCCGACCTGCTAGGCATCACCAGCGGCTACGTGCCGAAGTTCGCCAAGCAGTACGCGAATATCAAAGACACCATCATCTCGGCAGTCGAAACCTACTGCAACGAAGTTCGCACCGGAGAATTTCCCGGCGAGTCGCACGAGTACAAGTAG
- a CDS encoding DUF2237 family protein has product MPNSTAKNVLGEPLQACCTSPMTGFYRDGFCHTGGGDVGVHVVCAEMTAEFLEFSKSRGNDLSTPRPEFDFPGLVPGDRWCLCAARWKEAYDAGMAPPVVIDACHISSLEFASLSELKEHAV; this is encoded by the coding sequence ATGCCGAATTCCACCGCCAAGAACGTGCTCGGCGAGCCGCTGCAGGCTTGCTGCACGAGTCCCATGACCGGTTTCTATCGCGACGGTTTCTGCCACACCGGCGGAGGCGATGTCGGCGTGCACGTGGTCTGCGCCGAAATGACCGCCGAGTTCCTCGAGTTCAGCAAGAGTCGCGGCAACGACCTGTCGACCCCGCGACCGGAGTTCGACTTCCCGGGCCTGGTGCCGGGAGACCGCTGGTGCTTATGCGCGGCTCGTTGGAAAGAGGCCTACGACGCCGGCATGGCTCCGCCGGTGGTGATCGACGCCTGCCATATTTCGTCGCTCGAGTTTGCCTCGCTCTCGGAGCTAAAAGAGCACGCGGTTTAG